The genomic stretch CCTGGGTGGAGCAGCGCGTGGCACCCGAGGGCTTCATGCGCGCGGTGGAAGGCCAGTTGCGCGGCGGCAATTACCGGATGGAGGCCCTGCGCGACCTTGGCGTCTGCCGTGGCTTCCTGGGCTCCCCCGGCATGCTGGCGCTGTTCGATCTGCCCTGGGTGCCCGTCTATATCGCGCTGGTCTTCCTGCTGCATCCGATGCTGGGCTGGCTGGCGCTCGGCGGCGCCGTCGTTCTCTTCATCCTGACGCTGACCAATGAGGCGATCACCTCCAAGGCGTTGCAGACCGCCGGCGTCGCGGCCATGCAGGGGCACCGGCGGGCCGAGGCCATCGCCCGCAATGCCGAGGTGATCGACAGCATGGGCATGATGCCCGCCGTGCTGAAACGCTGGCGCGGCGCCTTCACCAATGCCCAGGCCCCGCAGGAAACCGCGGCCGACCGCGCGGCCATCATCCTCTCCCTCATCAAGTTCTTCCGGCTGACCATCCAGCTGGCGGTGCTCGGCCTTGGCGCCTGGCTGGTGCTGCAGCAGGAGCTGACCTCGGGCGCTTCCATCGCCGCCTCCATCGTGATGGGCCGCGCGCTGGCGCCGGTCGAGCAGGTGGTGGGGTCCTGGAAGCAGCTGGTCCAGGCCCGCGCGGCGCTGCGCCGGCTGAAGGTCTTCCTCACCCTGCCCCGGCTGCGGCCGCCCGGCATGCCCATGCCCGCCCCGGAGGGCGCGCTCTCGGTCGAGCGGGTCAGCTACAATTTTCCGGGCCAGAATGTCTCGATGATCAAGGGCGTGAGCTTCGCCCTCACCGCCGGCGAGAGCCTGGCCATCATCGGCCCTTCCGCCGCGGGCAAGACCACGCTGATCCGCATGATCATCGGCACCCTGCCGGCCACCGCGGGCCATGTGCGCCTGGATGGCGCCGATGTGTTCCTCTGGCAGCGCGAGGATTTCGGCCGCTACCTCGGCTATCTGCCGCAGGATGTGGAGCTGTTCGAGGGCACCGTCTTCGAGAACATCGCCCGCCTTTCCGAAGCCGAGCCGGAAGCCGTCTTCGAGGCCGCGAAGCTCGCCGGCTGCCATGACATGATCCTGCGGCTGCCGGCCGGCTATGAAACCGAGATCGGCGACAGCGGCGCGCATCTCTCGGGCGGGCAGCGGCAATTGGTCGGCCTTGCGCGCGCGCTGTTCGGCTCGCCCCGGCTGGTCGTGCTGGATGAGCCCAACAGCAACCTCGATGGCGACAGCGAGGCCGGCCTCGCCCGCGCCTTGCAGCAGATGAAGGCGCGCGGCGTCACCGTCGTGCTGGTCTCCCACCGCCCGGCCCTGGTGCAGGAGGTGGACAAGGTGCTGGTCATGAAGGATGGCGCGGCCGAGCTGTTCGGCCCGCGCGCCGAGGTGCTGAAGCGCCTGGCCGGGCCGCCGCGCCCGGTGCAGCTGGCCTCGGCCGGGGGCGGTGCGTGATGCTCGACACCACGCAAAGCCCTCCGCCGCTTCGCCCCGCACCCGCCCGGCCGCCAGCGCCCCCCCCGCCGGTGATCGAGCAGGAGGCGCCGCGCACCCGTGGCGTCGTGCTGTTCGGCATGCTGGTCATGTTCGGCTTTTTCGGTGGCTTCATGGCCTGGGCCGTCTTCGCCCCCCTTTCCGAGGCGGCGATCGCCCCCGGCATGATCAAGGTCGAGGGCACGCGCCGCACACTGCAGCACCTTGAAGGCGGCATGGTCCGCGAAATCATGGTGCGTGACGGTGACCAGGTGCGCGAGGGCCAGGTGCTGATGCGCCTCGATGACGTGCAGTCGGGCTCCGCCGTGGCCGGGCTGGTCGCCCAGCGCGACGCTTTCCTGGCCCAGCAGGCCCGCCTCACCGCCGAAATCGCCCGGGCGGACGGCATCACCTTCCCGCCCGAACTCATCGCCTCGCGCGAGCCGCGGGCGATCGAGGCGATGGCCGGCCAACGCGCGCTGTTCCAGGCCCGCCAGGCCAGCCTGGCCAGCCAGCTCTCCGTGCTGGCCAATCGGCGCGAACAGGCCGTGGGCACCATCGCCTCCGCCCAGGGGCAGATCGAGGCCGCGCGGCGGCAGCTCGCCTTGCTGGTCGAGGAGGAGGCGATGCGCCGCGGCCTGGTCCGCCAGGGCCTTGCGCGCCTGCCCGAGCTGCTGGCCCTGCAACGGCAGCTGGCCGCGACCGAGGGGCTGATCGCCGATCTCACCGGCCAGATCCGCCGCGCCAATGCCGCCGTCGAGGAAGCCGAGAACCAGACCCGCCAGGCAGTGGACCAGCGCCTCCAGGAAGTCGGCACCGAGCTGCGCGAAGTCGTCGCCCGCTTCTCCGACGCCGAGGAGCGCCTGCGCGCCGCCGCCGATATCTCCACCCGCCGCGATATCGTGGCGCCGGAGGATGGCACCATCGTCAATCTGCGGGTCTTCAACCTGGGCGCCGTGCTCCGCCCCGGCGATCCGGCGATGGAGCTGGTCCCCGTGCGGGACCGGCTGATCGCCGAGGTGCAGGTGCAGCCCATGGATATTGACGTGGTCTTCACCGGCCTGCCCGCCGAAATCCGCCTGCCCGCCTTCAAGCAGCGCCTGGTGCCCTTCCTGCATGGCGAGGTGAGCTTCGTCGCACCCGACATCACGGTGGACCCGCAGACCCGCGCCAGCCATTACCGCGCGCATATCCGCATTGATGCCGACCAGCTGGCCCGGCTGCCCGCCGTCTTCCTGACGCCCGGCATGCCGGTGGAGGCGCATATCCAGCTCGGCTCACGCACCTTCTGGCGCTACATCACGCAGCCGGTGGTGGATAGTTTCCAGCGGGCCTTCCGGGAGCCCTGAGCGGGGCTTCCCCCCTCAGGGGCGGCGCGCGGCCAGGAGTGCCAGGCCGGACAAGGCCAGCCCGAGGCCAAATACGACGAGATGGCTCTCCCCCGTCGCGCCGAACACGGCGGCGAGGGCGAAGGCGGCGCCGGCCTGCGCCAGGGCATAGGCGATGGTGGCTTTGACCCAGAGGCCACCCGCCGCGGCACCGGCCGCCTCACGCGCCCAGGCGAGGGTGACGGCCGAAACACCAACCCCGGCGAAGCCCCCCAGCAGCGCCGCCAGGATCAGCGCCGGCCACCAGGGCAGCAAGGCCAGCGCGAGCCCCAGCAGCTGCACCCAGAGCCAGAGCCGCGCCGCCCGGGCGCCGCCCAGACGATCCGCCAGCCGCCCGCCCAGCAAGGTGCCGGCCAGCGCCCCCAGGCCGAAGACCAGCCACATCCCGCTGCCGGCAAAGACGCCCAGGCCAAAACCGCGCGCCGCGAGATCGGCCAGATACACCATATGCGGCACCATCCCCGCCCCGGAGAGCGCATAGGCCAGCAGCAGCCCGGGCACGCGCGGCACCGCCTGGGCCGGCCCCTGCCCGCCCGCATCCCGGGGGAAACGCGGCTGCGCGAAGGCCCAGAGCAGCGCCGTCAGCGCCGCGATCCCCAGCCAGCCGGCACTCGGCCCCGCGTGCAGCAAGGGCGGCAACAGAAGCGAGCCGAGCACGATGCCGCCCGCCACCCCACTGACCACCACGCCCGAGGCCGCGCCACGCCGCTCGGGCGGCACGGCCCGCTGGATCGCCGGCCCGGCCAGGGACATCAGCACCCCGCCCGCCAACCCCGCCAGCAGCCGCCAGGGCAAGAGCCAGGCGAGGCCCCCCGGCACCGCGCTGGCCAGCAGCGAGATCAGCGCGCCCGCCATCCCCAGCGCCAAGGCTGGGCGCGTGCCCATCAGCCGGCCCAGCGCCTGTGCCCCCATGGCGCCGCCGACATAGCCCGCCAGCGCGGCGGCGCCGAGCATGCCGGCCTCGGCCCCCGTCACCCAGCCGGCCGTCACCAGCGCGGGAAACAGCGGAACGAAGGCGAAGCGCGCCAGCCCGATGCCGACACAGGTGGCGGCCGCCCCGGAGAGCGCCAGCGGCAGGAAGCCAGCAGTCACGCGGTCAGGACCGCGCAGGCGGCGGAAGCATTTGCAGCGCCGCGCGGCGCCCATCGCTCAGCCCCAACCGGCGCTGGTCTAATCGCCCCGTGCCTCGGCCCGGGTGGCGCGCAGGGCGCGGCGCAGCTTGGCGATACCGGTGCGCACATGGCCCGAGGCGCAAAGCCGGCGCCCCTCCTCGCCCAGGCCGCGCGAAATGTCACCCATCGGCGCCGGGCTGGCGGCCAGGCGGGCGGCCAGGGATTCGCAATACTCGGCATTCTCGGTGGAGATCCGCGGCGCCGCCTCATCCGCCCGGGCAGAGCAGAGCGCGAACAGCACGACGGGCAAGGCCAGGATGCGAAGCATGGAACATACATGCGCCGTGCGGCGTCTCGCCGCGATGGGCCGGCCGTGAAGCCTTGGTCATGCGGCAAAATCCAGCGATTGACCGTTACGGCGGCGGAAGCCACAGCGCCACCTTCAGGCCGGGGGGCACGGCGCCCGGCACGGCATCGGCCAGCATCACCTCCCCGCCATGCAGCTGCGCCACCGCCCGCACCAGTGCCAGGCCCAGCCCCGAGCCCGGCAGGTTGCGCGAGGCATCGGCCCGGAAGAACCGGTCCATCGCCCGGGCCCGATCCTCGGGCGAGAGGCCGGGGCCGGAATCGCAGACGGCGATCTCGATCCCCGCCTCGTCCTGCCGCGCGGTCAACCGCACCACCCCGCCGCCCGGCGTGAACTTGATGGCATTGTCCAGCAGATTGGCGACGGCCTGGAGCAGCAGGTCCCGGTCGCCCAGCATGGGCAGGTGCTCGGGCATCTCGGTCTGCAGCACCTGCTCGCGCGCTTCGGCCATGACGTCGTAGAATTCGGCCGCATCGCGCAGCACCTCGGGCAGGTCGAGCGGGGCGAAGGCGGCGCGGCGGGCGCCGGCCTCGGCCTCGGCGATGCGCAGCAGGGCCTGGAAGATGCGGGTGATGTTGTCGAGATCGGCGATGCCCTCCTCCACGGCGGCGCGCAGCGCATCCTCGCTGGCCGCGGTGACCAGGCTTTCCTCCAGCTTGGCGCGGGCGCGGGCGATGGGCGTGCGCAGATCATGCGCGATGGCATCCGCCACACCGCGCATGCCCGCCATCAGCGCCGCGATGCGGTCCAGCATGGCGTTCATCGTCGCACCCAGGCGGTCGAACTCATCCCCCTGGGGCGAAATCGGCACGCGTTGCGAGAAATCCCCCGCCGCGATGCCCTGCGCGGTGGCAACGGCGGGGCGCATGCGCTGTTGCAGCGCGCGCCGGATCACCGCCGCCCCCATCACCGCGAAAATCAGCACCGCGCCGAGCGACCAGGCCACCCCTTCGGTCAGCAGCAGGCGCAGCTGCACCCGCTCGCTTTCATCGCGGCCCACCAGCAGGCGCAGCCCGGGCAGGTCACGCCGATGGACCCGCGCCTCGGCCGTCGCGCCATCATGCTGGATGCGGGTGCGGAACCAGACGCCCTCCTCGCCGATCGCGGTCGGCCAGATGGTCAGATTGCCGGCGAGCTTCACGCCCGCCGCATTCACCAGGAGGTAGATCGTCTCATTCTCGGCATCGAGGGAGAGGCGCTCCTCGATCGCCTCGATCAGCCCGCGCGAGCCGGCCTCGCGGTAGCGCTCCACCAGGGCCGAGGCATCGGTGCGGATGGCGGCGATGGTCTGGCGGTCGAGCGCGCCGGCCGTGGCCCACCACAGCACCGCGACCAGGAAGGCCGCAGCGACCGAGAAGATCCCCACGAAGAGCAGGGCGAAGCGGAACCCCGCCGACTGCAGCAACCGCGGCGGCTGGGCCGCGCGCGGCATGGTCGGCCCGCTCAGGCTTCGGCCCGGATCATGTAGCCGGCATTGCGGACCGTGTGGATCAGCGGCTTGTCGAAGCCCTTGTCCAGCTTCTGCCGCAGCCGGCTGACATGCACGTCAATCACATTGGTCTGTGGGTCGAAGTGATAATCCCACACCTTCTCCAGCAGCATGGTGCGCGTCACCACCTGGCCGGCATGGCGCATCAGATGCTCCAGCAGGCGGAATTCGCGGGGCTGCACGTCAATCTTGCGGGCGCCGCGCGTCACGGTCCGGCTGAGCAGGTCCAGCTCCAGATCGGCCACGCGCAGCTTGGTCACCGGCGCCTCGGAGGAGGGGCGGCGGCCCAACGCCTCGACGCGCGCCAGGAGCTCGGCGAAGGCGAAGGGCTTGACCAGATAGTCATCGCCGCCGGCCTTCAGCCCCTTCACCCGCTCATCCACGGCCGACAGGGCGGAGAGGAACAGCACCGGCGTGCGATTGCCCTGCTGGCGCAGCGTCTCCACAAGCCGGACCCCGTCCACGCCGCCGGGCAGCATGCGGTCCAGCACCAGCATGTCGAAGGATTCCGAGGCCGCGAGGAACAGCCCGTCACGCCCATTGGCGGCGTGCTCGACCGTATGCCCGGCTTCCTGCAGGCCCTTCTTCACGAAGCGGGCCACCTCCACATCGTCCTCCACCAGAAGGATGCGCATCATGTCTTCTTGTCCTTCATTCGAGGCCCGATACCTGTCATCCCGGGCCGGGCGGCCGGCGGCCCACCTGTAGCGTCACTTCCTGGGTGCGGCCATCGCGCAGAACCGTCAAGCGGACATTCTGCCCGGGCGCCACGGCGGCCACGCTGCGGATCAGCCCGCGTGAGGTTTCCGTCCGCTCGCCATTGATGGCCAGCACCACATCCCCCGGGCGCAAGCCCCCGCGCCCGGCGGGGCCGGTGCGCTCCACGCCGGCGATCAGCACGGCGCGCCGGCTGGCGCGCGGGTCTTCCGCCACCAGGTCCTGCACGGAGACGCCCAGCCAGCCGCGCTCCACCCGGCCATCGCGCCGCAGCGTCTCGATCACTGGACGCGCGAGGTCGCTGGGGGTGGCGAAGCCGATGCCGGCGCTGGCGCCGGAGGGGGAGTAGATGGCCGTGTTGATGCCGATCACCTCGCCCGCCATGTTGAACAGCGGGCCGCCGGAATTGCCGGGGTTGATGGCGGCATCGGTCTGGATGAAATCATCGAAGGGCCCGGCGCCGATATCGCGCCCGCGGGCCGAGACGATGCCCGAGGTGACACTGCCGCCCAGGCCGAAGGGATTGCCCGCCGCCAGCACCCATTGGCCGATCCGCATCGCCGCACTGCTGCCAAAGGAGACGGCCACCAGCGGCGTGCGGCTCTCCACCCGCAGCAATGCGAGATCGGTCAGTTCATCGCCGCCGATCACGCGCGCGGGGAGTTCCTGCCCGCCCTGCACGCTGACCATGACCCGCTGCGCCTGGCCGATCACGTGGTTGTTGGTGACCACGAGCCCCGAGGGATCAATCACGAAGCCCGAGCCCGCACCCTGCACCCGCTCCCGCCGGCCACGGAAATAGCGCTCGAAGGGCGTGCCGCGGAATTCGGGGGGCGGCGTGACATTCTGCTCACCGCTGACGGCGATATTCACCACCGCGGGCAGCACGCGCTCGGCCAGATCGGCGAAATCGGGGAAGAGGCCGCGCTGCGCCACGGCCGAGCCGCTGCCGCAGCCCGCCAAGGCGGGCGGCAGCATGAGAGCGCCCAGCACGGCCTGCCGGCGGCTCAGGAAGGGGATGGAGAGCGGCGGCATCTTGGGTCCGGCGGTTCCTTGGGCGGGGGGCCGCCCGCGAATCGGGCCGGGCGGCGCTTTCAACATGGCGCATGATCGGGGCAGACGGGGGGGCGATGCAAGCATCGCCGCTGGCCCCCGGGCGGCGCTACAGATCCTTCAGCACGGCCCAGAGGTCATTCTTCGCCTCGAAGCCGATGCCGGGGATATCCGGCATGGCGACGCGGCTGTTTTCGACCGGCACGCCACTGGCGAAGCCGCCGAAGGGCGCGAAGACCTCCGGATAGCTCTCATTGCCGCCGAGGCCGAGGCCGGTTGCGATATTCAGCGCGAATTGATGCCCGCCATGCGGCACGCAGCGGCGGCTGCTCCAGCCATGCTCGCGCAGCATCGTCAGCGTGCGGAGATATTCCACCAGCCCGTAGGAGAGGGCCGGGTCGAATTGCAGGATGTCGCGGTCCGGGCGCAGCCCGCCATGGCGGATCAGGTTGCGCGCATCCAGCATGCTGAACAGGTTCTCACCCGTGGCGATGGGCGGGCCGTAATGCTCGGCCAGTGTCGCATGGGTGGCGTAATCCAAGGGGTCCAGCGGCTCCTCATACCAGCGCAGGCCAAAGCCCTGGATGGCGGCGGCGTAGCTCAGCGCCGCATGCAGGCCAAAGCGGCCATTCACATCCACGCAGAGCCGGCTGCCATCGCCATCGAGCAGCTTCAGCACCGCCTCGATCCGGCTGACATCCAGCAGCAGCGCCTCGCGCAGCGGCATGCCGGGCGAGCCGCCGATCTTCATCTTCACCACGGAATAGCCCATGCCGAGATAGCGCTTCATCTCCTCGACCAGGCCATCCACATCCTTGCCCGGATGGTAATAGCCGCCCGCCGCATAGACCCAGGCGGTCGCATCGCTCTGACCGCCATTGTAGCGGGTGCTCAGGAGTTTCCAGAGCGGCACGCCGGCCAGCTTCGCCGCCGCATCCCACAGCGCCATGTCGAGCACGCCGACAGCCACCGAACGGTCACCATGGCCGCCGGGCTTCTCGTTCTTCATCATGGCGGTCCAGGCGGGCGTCGGGTCGAAGCCGCCATCCGCATGGCCGGGCAGTTCGCCGGCTTCTTCCAGGCGCGGGATGAAGCGCTCGGTCAGCAGGCCGGGCTGGGCATAGCGGCCATTGCTGTTGAAGCCATAGCCGGTGGCCTTGCGGCCATCGCCAGATTCCACGGTGATGGCGACGACACTCGCCGTCATCTTGGAGAAATCAATATAGGCATTGGCGATGGCGCTCATGATGGGCACCACGCCCTGGCGGATGGAAATGATCTTCACGTCAGATCGCCTTCTGCGCCTTGAGTGTCGCGATTTCCTCTGCCGTGAAGCCGAATTCGGCCAGCACTTCATCGGTGTGTTCGCCGCGTTCCGGCGTGGGGCGGCGGCCGCATTCCACACCCTCGATCTGCATCGGCGCCCGCACCACGCTGATGGTGCCCAGCAGCGGATGCTCGATGGGCATCTCCATGCCCAGATGCTTCACTTGGCGGTCGGCGAAGACCTGGTCCATGGAATAGACCGGGCCGCAGGGCACGCCGGCCTCGTTGAAGCGCGTCACCCAGTATTCGCTGGTATTGGTGCCGATCACGGCCTGGAGCATGGCGTTGGTCTTCACGCGGTTCTTGCTGCGCAGCTTGTCGGTCGCCACATCCGGGTCCTTCGCCGCTTCCTCGATGCCGAGCACGCCGACGATGCGCTCCCACATCTGCTGGCCGCCACCGGCGAGGTTGACGACGCCATCGGTGGTGGAAAACAGCCCCGTGGGCGTCGTCGTCGGGTGGTCATTGCCGGCCTGGCCGGGGATGTCCTGCTTCATGGTCCAGCGGGTCGCCTGGAAATCCATCATGCCGATCATGGCTTCCAGCAGGCTGACATGCACCCAGCGGCCCTTGCCCGTGGTCTCGCGCTCCAGCAGCGCCACCATGATGCCGAGCGCGCAATAGAGCCCGGCCGTCAGGTCCGCCACGGGAATGCCGGCGCGCACCGGCCCCTGGCCGGGCAAGCCGGTCACGCTCATCAGCCCGCCCATCCCCTGCGCGATCTGGTCGAAGCCCGGGCGCTTGGCATAGGGCCCGGTCTGGCCGAAGCCCGAAATCGAGCCGAGCACGATGCGCGGATTGATCTTCGAGAGCGTCTCGTAATCCACGCCCAACCGGTTCTTCACATCGGGGCGGTAGTTTTCCACCACCACATCGGCCTTCTCCACCAGGCGGTGCAGGGTGGCGCGGCCCTCGGCGGATTTCAGGTTCAGCGTCATCGCCCGCTTGTTGCGGTGCAGCAGCTGGAAATCCGAGCCATGCCGCTCGCCACCCAGGCCCTTGCCGGTATCCACCTCATCGGTCGCTTCGATCTTGATGACATTCGCCCCCCAATCGGCGAGCTGGCGCACGCAGGTGGGACCTGAGCGGACGCGGGTGAGGTCGAGGACGGTGAAGCGGCTGAGCGGCATCATGCGGCGGGGTCTCCGTTGGGTTGCGATGGCCGCGGGCGTGAATCGCCGGGTTGACCATCGCTTCACCGGCATCTTCCACCGGCGGCGGTTCGCTGCAACCCTGTCAGCGAAAGCAATCCGCCCGATGCCCGCGACGCGGCACCCGGGCGGGCCGAACCCAGGGGGATTCCAGCATGTCCGACGAATTACTGATCGAGCGCCGCGAAGGCATCGTCTTTGTGACACTCAACCGCCCGCAGGCGCGCAATGCGCTGACCTTCCCGATGTATGAGGGGCTGGCCAGGCTCGCCACCGAAGCCAATACGGATGACAGCGTGAAGGTCATCGTCATCACCGGCGCGGGGGAGAAGGCCTTCGCCGCCGGCACCGATATCAGCCAATTCACCAATTTCCGCACGGCGGAAGATGCCCTCGCCTATGAGGCGAAGATTGATCGCATCATGACGGCGCTCGAAACCTGCGTGAAACCCACCATCGCGGCCATTGCCGGCGCCTGCACCGGCGGTGGGGCGGGCATCGCCTCGGTCTGCGACCTGCGGATCGGTGCGGCCAATGCGCGCTTCGGCTTCCCCATCGCCAAGACGCTGGGCAACTGCCTCTCTATGGCGAATTACGCGCGGCTGGCCACCATGATGGGCCCGACGCGGGTGATGGACCTGGTCTACACCGCGCGGCTGCTGAACGCCGAGGAGATGAAATCCGTCGGCCTGCTCAGCGAAATCCTGCCCGATCACGCGGCGCTCCAGGCGCGCGCCATGGAATTGGCGACGACGCTGACCCAGCACGCGCCCCTCACCATGCGCGCGACCAAGGAGGCGATGCGGCGCCTACGCGCACCCCTGCGCGAAATCCATGGCGATGACCTGGTGGAAATGTGCTTCACCAGCGCCGATTTCGCGGAGGGCGTATCCAGCTTCCTGGCCAAGCGGCCGGCACAATGGCAGGGGCGCTGACGGGCGGCTGCGGCGGGATCGAGGGGCCAGCCCCTCGAACTCCCCGGCAGGGTGAAAACCTGCGTGGTTTTCACAGTTTCCTGCACCTTCATCCGTGGATGCATGCGACCGAAGGGCCAAGATACTCAGTTCCTTGGTAGGGTTGGCCGCAAGGCGGAGACAAGGCGAGAGGGGAAAGTCCTCTCCCTTCCTGGCCTTTTCCAGCCGCCTTCAAAGGCAGGGGCAGCGAAGGCGCCTCCCGATCCAGGACATTGGTTCCGCCGATTGGCCGGCGCACGCGCAGCGCCGGCATATCATCGGCATGCAACAGCGAAACGTCACCCTCGGCCTGAGTCTCGTCCTGGTCACCGGCTTTATCCTGACGCTGCGCATGCCCGCGCCGGCGCCCCGGCCTGCCGCATTTTGCCTGGAGATCGCGCTCCAGGCCGCACCGGGGCGGCTGGTGTCGTGGGCCCAGAAGGGGGCAGCGGCGCTGCTGCAATGCGGCGAGTGACGGCGCTGGACGCATGCCGGGGCGGCCGATAGCCTCCGGCGCAAGAAACACCGCCAAAAGAAACACTGGGGAAATGCCATCATGATCCATCGCCGCCCGCTGCTGCTGGGCATGCTCGCCATGCCGGCGATTGCCCGGGCGCAAGCCTACCCGACACGCAGCATCTCCTTCCTCATTCCCTTTGCGCCGGGGGGCGGCACGGACATCATCGCCCGCGCGCTGCAACCCACCCTGCAGGAGGAGCTGGGCCAGGCGCTGGCGATGGAGAATCGCCCCGGCGCCTCGGGCACGCTGGCCGTGGCACAGCTCGCGCGCGCGCGGGCCGATGGCTACACGATGCTGATGACCACGGTCAGCGCCTCGGCCGTGGTGCCGCCGCTGCTGACACCACCGCCCTTCGACATCTACCGCGACCAGACGCCGGTGGTGCTGGCCGGCACGGTACCGCTGGTGGGCGTCGTGCCGATTTCCTCACCCGTGCAGGATTTTGACGGCTTCCTGGCCCATGCGCGGGCCCATCCGGGCGCGCTGAACTACTCCTCCTCCGGGGTGGCGACGCAGCAGCATCTGGCGGCGGAATTGCTCTCGGCCCAGGCGGGGCTGCGGATGACGCATGTGCCCTTCCGTGGCACCGGCCAGGCGGTGACGGAGATCCTGGCGGGCCGGATCGACATCGCCTTCGACACGCTGCCCACCTACCTGCCGCATATCCGCGCCGGCCGCGTGCGCGCCATCGCCGTGACCATGCCAGAGCGCGTGGAATGGCTGCCCGATGTGCCCACCGTGGCGGAAAAGGGCTTTCCCGGCTTCGATGCCAATGTCTGGTACATGGTGATGGGCCCGCCCGGCCTGCCGGATGCCATCACCGCGCGCTGGGTCACAGGCGTCAATCGCGGGCTGAATGATGCGGGGGTGCGGGCACGCATCCGCGATGCGGGCTTCATCCCCGGCGGCGGCACCCAGGCCGATGCGGCCGCCCTGCTGCGCCGCGATGCGGAGCGCTATGCGAGCGTGATGCGCACGGCCGGCATCAAGCTGGATTGATCACGCGAAGCGCCAGTCGCAGCACTCCACCGCCGTCTCGATGAAGGCGCGCAGCTTGGCCGGGATGAGCCGCGCGGCGGGCCAGGCGATCTGGATGGGCATGGGCGGTGGCTCGAAATCACGCAGGATGCGGACCAGCCGCCCGGCCGCCACCGCCTCCCGCGCCTGATAGGCCAGCACCATGGTGAGGCCGCCCTCGCGCTCGGCCGCGCAGAGGGCGGCGTCGGCGCTGTTGGTCACAAGGCGCGGGGCGATGGGCACGCGCTGCTCCATGCCCGCGCGGAACAGGCGCCATTCCTCGGCCCCCTCGAAGGCGGAGAAGCGGATGATGCGATGCGCGCTCACCTCGC from Sediminicoccus sp. KRV36 encodes the following:
- a CDS encoding type I secretion system permease/ATPase, yielding MSGSQAARGQLPLAETPLGKALAVCRRQFWLVGAFSGIVNLLQLTVSIYMMQVFDRVLATRNTDTLMYLTLVAIFALMILAMLEAVRSVIMQRIAAWVEQRVAPEGFMRAVEGQLRGGNYRMEALRDLGVCRGFLGSPGMLALFDLPWVPVYIALVFLLHPMLGWLALGGAVVLFILTLTNEAITSKALQTAGVAAMQGHRRAEAIARNAEVIDSMGMMPAVLKRWRGAFTNAQAPQETAADRAAIILSLIKFFRLTIQLAVLGLGAWLVLQQELTSGASIAASIVMGRALAPVEQVVGSWKQLVQARAALRRLKVFLTLPRLRPPGMPMPAPEGALSVERVSYNFPGQNVSMIKGVSFALTAGESLAIIGPSAAGKTTLIRMIIGTLPATAGHVRLDGADVFLWQREDFGRYLGYLPQDVELFEGTVFENIARLSEAEPEAVFEAAKLAGCHDMILRLPAGYETEIGDSGAHLSGGQRQLVGLARALFGSPRLVVLDEPNSNLDGDSEAGLARALQQMKARGVTVVLVSHRPALVQEVDKVLVMKDGAAELFGPRAEVLKRLAGPPRPVQLASAGGGA
- a CDS encoding HlyD family type I secretion periplasmic adaptor subunit, which encodes MLDTTQSPPPLRPAPARPPAPPPPVIEQEAPRTRGVVLFGMLVMFGFFGGFMAWAVFAPLSEAAIAPGMIKVEGTRRTLQHLEGGMVREIMVRDGDQVREGQVLMRLDDVQSGSAVAGLVAQRDAFLAQQARLTAEIARADGITFPPELIASREPRAIEAMAGQRALFQARQASLASQLSVLANRREQAVGTIASAQGQIEAARRQLALLVEEEAMRRGLVRQGLARLPELLALQRQLAATEGLIADLTGQIRRANAAVEEAENQTRQAVDQRLQEVGTELREVVARFSDAEERLRAAADISTRRDIVAPEDGTIVNLRVFNLGAVLRPGDPAMELVPVRDRLIAEVQVQPMDIDVVFTGLPAEIRLPAFKQRLVPFLHGEVSFVAPDITVDPQTRASHYRAHIRIDADQLARLPAVFLTPGMPVEAHIQLGSRTFWRYITQPVVDSFQRAFREP
- a CDS encoding YbfB/YjiJ family MFS transporter, with product MTAGFLPLALSGAAATCVGIGLARFAFVPLFPALVTAGWVTGAEAGMLGAAALAGYVGGAMGAQALGRLMGTRPALALGMAGALISLLASAVPGGLAWLLPWRLLAGLAGGVLMSLAGPAIQRAVPPERRGAASGVVVSGVAGGIVLGSLLLPPLLHAGPSAGWLGIAALTALLWAFAQPRFPRDAGGQGPAQAVPRVPGLLLAYALSGAGMVPHMVYLADLAARGFGLGVFAGSGMWLVFGLGALAGTLLGGRLADRLGGARAARLWLWVQLLGLALALLPWWPALILAALLGGFAGVGVSAVTLAWAREAAGAAAGGLWVKATIAYALAQAGAAFALAAVFGATGESHLVVFGLGLALSGLALLAARRP
- a CDS encoding HAMP domain-containing sensor histidine kinase, with the protein product MPRAAQPPRLLQSAGFRFALLFVGIFSVAAAFLVAVLWWATAGALDRQTIAAIRTDASALVERYREAGSRGLIEAIEERLSLDAENETIYLLVNAAGVKLAGNLTIWPTAIGEEGVWFRTRIQHDGATAEARVHRRDLPGLRLLVGRDESERVQLRLLLTEGVAWSLGAVLIFAVMGAAVIRRALQQRMRPAVATAQGIAAGDFSQRVPISPQGDEFDRLGATMNAMLDRIAALMAGMRGVADAIAHDLRTPIARARAKLEESLVTAASEDALRAAVEEGIADLDNITRIFQALLRIAEAEAGARRAAFAPLDLPEVLRDAAEFYDVMAEAREQVLQTEMPEHLPMLGDRDLLLQAVANLLDNAIKFTPGGGVVRLTARQDEAGIEIAVCDSGPGLSPEDRARAMDRFFRADASRNLPGSGLGLALVRAVAQLHGGEVMLADAVPGAVPPGLKVALWLPPP
- a CDS encoding response regulator transcription factor, coding for MRILLVEDDVEVARFVKKGLQEAGHTVEHAANGRDGLFLAASESFDMLVLDRMLPGGVDGVRLVETLRQQGNRTPVLFLSALSAVDERVKGLKAGGDDYLVKPFAFAELLARVEALGRRPSSEAPVTKLRVADLELDLLSRTVTRGARKIDVQPREFRLLEHLMRHAGQVVTRTMLLEKVWDYHFDPQTNVIDVHVSRLRQKLDKGFDKPLIHTVRNAGYMIRAEA
- a CDS encoding trypsin-like peptidase domain-containing protein → MPPLSIPFLSRRQAVLGALMLPPALAGCGSGSAVAQRGLFPDFADLAERVLPAVVNIAVSGEQNVTPPPEFRGTPFERYFRGRRERVQGAGSGFVIDPSGLVVTNNHVIGQAQRVMVSVQGGQELPARVIGGDELTDLALLRVESRTPLVAVSFGSSAAMRIGQWVLAAGNPFGLGGSVTSGIVSARGRDIGAGPFDDFIQTDAAINPGNSGGPLFNMAGEVIGINTAIYSPSGASAGIGFATPSDLARPVIETLRRDGRVERGWLGVSVQDLVAEDPRASRRAVLIAGVERTGPAGRGGLRPGDVVLAINGERTETSRGLIRSVAAVAPGQNVRLTVLRDGRTQEVTLQVGRRPPGPG